From the genome of Uranotaenia lowii strain MFRU-FL chromosome 1, ASM2978415v1, whole genome shotgun sequence, one region includes:
- the LOC129740643 gene encoding nucleolysin TIAR isoform X2: MTDEVYPKTLYVGSLDQSVTEELLCALFGQMGQVKSCKIIREASNDPYAFIEYANHQSAQTALAAMNKRLFLKKEIKVNWATSPGNQPKTDTSQHHHIFVGDLSPEIETETLREAFAPFGEISNCRIVRDPQTLKSRGYAFVSFVKKAEAENAIQMMNGQWLGSRSIRTNWSTRKPPPPRENTKGIKSGKTPGFEEIYNNTGPTNTTVYCGGFPPNTITEQLISKHFSQFGQIQDIRVFKDKGYAFIKFTSKESAARAIEGTHNSEVQGHPVKCYWGKENGGEMTNNNINAAAVGMVGIGINGISGHQLQAPNAAAAAAAAAAAAAQQHGANQQLSQAAAAGAQYPYTAYGQMGYWYPGYPQMQTQYMQQSYAAYPYAYAAASPQQAGTAGYRMMQPNMAAGWGMQTIPAVAANGAAAAAAAAAAASSQQPMMYATMPQFQTQ; this comes from the exons ATGACGGACGAAGTGTACCCGAAAACTTTGTACGTTGGAAGTCTCGATCAATCAGTGACCGAGGAGCTGCTATGTGCCCTCTTCGGTCAGATGGGACAGGTGAAGAGTTGTAAGATTATCCGAGAAGCAAGCAACGATCCATATGCGTTCATCGAATACGCCAATCACCAGTCCGCTCAAACAGCGCTGGCCGCTATGAACAAGCGACTGTTCCTTAAAAAGGAAATCAAAGTTAACTGGGCTACGAGCCCAGGAAACCAACCGAAAACGGACACGAGCCAGCACCATCATATATTCGTGGGGGATCTCAGTCCGGAAATCGAAACTGAAACCCTGCGGGAGGCTTTCGCGCCTTTTGGGGAAATCTCAAACTGTCGCATCGTGCGGGATCCGCAGACGCTGAAGTCCAGGGGATATGCGTTTGTATCGTTTGTGAAGAAGGCTGAGGCGGAGAATGCGATACAGATGATGAACGGACAGTGGCTCGGTTCGAGGAGCATTCGCACCAACTGGTCCACCAGAAAACCCCCACCACCCCGTGAGAACACCAAGG GTATTAAAAGTGGAAAAACTCCTGGGTTCGAGGAAATCTACAACAACACTGGTCCTACGAACACGACAGTGTATTGCGGTGGTTTTCCACCGAACACCATAACCGAGCAGCTGATTTCCAAGCATTTTAGCCAGTTCGGACAAATCCAAGACATTCGAGTATTCAAGGACAAGGGATATGCGTTTATCAAATTCACGTCCAAGGAATCGGCCGCACGGGCCATCGAAGGCACCCACAACAGTGAGGTTCAAGGGCACCCGGTAAAGTGTTACTGGGGCAAGGAAAACGGAGGAGAGATGACAAACAACAACATCAATGCAGCAGCCGTTGGAATGGTTGGAATTGGCATCAATGGAATTTCGGGCCACCAATTGCAAGCTCCGAATGCAGCGGCGGCTGCggccgcagcagcagcagcagcagcccagCAGCACGGAGCGAATCAGCAGCTATCGCAGGCGGCCGCTGCTGGTGCTCAATATCCGTATACTGCGTACGGTCAAATGGGTTATTGGTATCCG GGATACCCTCAAATGCAGACACAGTATATGCAACAGAGTTATGCGGCATATCCATATGCATATGCTGCCGCAAGTCCACAGCAGGCAGGAACCGCTG GATACCGCATGATGCAACCGAACATGGCAGCCGGGTGGGGAATGCAAACTATCCCGGCAGTGGCTGCCAATGGAGCAGCCGCAGCAGCTGCAGCTGCTGCTGCGGCGTCCTCCCAACAACCAATGATGTATGCAACGATGCCACAGTTTCAGACGCAATGA
- the LOC129740643 gene encoding nucleolysin TIAR isoform X1, translated as MTDEVYPKTLYVGSLDQSVTEELLCALFGQMGQVKSCKIIREASNDPYAFIEYANHQSAQTALAAMNKRLFLKKEIKVNWATSPGNQPKTDTSQHHHIFVGDLSPEIETETLREAFAPFGEISNCRIVRDPQTLKSRGYAFVSFVKKAEAENAIQMMNGQWLGSRSIRTNWSTRKPPPPRENTKGEYGIKSGKTPGFEEIYNNTGPTNTTVYCGGFPPNTITEQLISKHFSQFGQIQDIRVFKDKGYAFIKFTSKESAARAIEGTHNSEVQGHPVKCYWGKENGGEMTNNNINAAAVGMVGIGINGISGHQLQAPNAAAAAAAAAAAAAQQHGANQQLSQAAAAGAQYPYTAYGQMGYWYPGYPQMQTQYMQQSYAAYPYAYAAASPQQAGTAGYRMMQPNMAAGWGMQTIPAVAANGAAAAAAAAAAASSQQPMMYATMPQFQTQ; from the exons ATGACGGACGAAGTGTACCCGAAAACTTTGTACGTTGGAAGTCTCGATCAATCAGTGACCGAGGAGCTGCTATGTGCCCTCTTCGGTCAGATGGGACAGGTGAAGAGTTGTAAGATTATCCGAGAAGCAAGCAACGATCCATATGCGTTCATCGAATACGCCAATCACCAGTCCGCTCAAACAGCGCTGGCCGCTATGAACAAGCGACTGTTCCTTAAAAAGGAAATCAAAGTTAACTGGGCTACGAGCCCAGGAAACCAACCGAAAACGGACACGAGCCAGCACCATCATATATTCGTGGGGGATCTCAGTCCGGAAATCGAAACTGAAACCCTGCGGGAGGCTTTCGCGCCTTTTGGGGAAATCTCAAACTGTCGCATCGTGCGGGATCCGCAGACGCTGAAGTCCAGGGGATATGCGTTTGTATCGTTTGTGAAGAAGGCTGAGGCGGAGAATGCGATACAGATGATGAACGGACAGTGGCTCGGTTCGAGGAGCATTCGCACCAACTGGTCCACCAGAAAACCCCCACCACCCCGTGAGAACACCAAGGGTGAGTATG GTATTAAAAGTGGAAAAACTCCTGGGTTCGAGGAAATCTACAACAACACTGGTCCTACGAACACGACAGTGTATTGCGGTGGTTTTCCACCGAACACCATAACCGAGCAGCTGATTTCCAAGCATTTTAGCCAGTTCGGACAAATCCAAGACATTCGAGTATTCAAGGACAAGGGATATGCGTTTATCAAATTCACGTCCAAGGAATCGGCCGCACGGGCCATCGAAGGCACCCACAACAGTGAGGTTCAAGGGCACCCGGTAAAGTGTTACTGGGGCAAGGAAAACGGAGGAGAGATGACAAACAACAACATCAATGCAGCAGCCGTTGGAATGGTTGGAATTGGCATCAATGGAATTTCGGGCCACCAATTGCAAGCTCCGAATGCAGCGGCGGCTGCggccgcagcagcagcagcagcagcccagCAGCACGGAGCGAATCAGCAGCTATCGCAGGCGGCCGCTGCTGGTGCTCAATATCCGTATACTGCGTACGGTCAAATGGGTTATTGGTATCCG GGATACCCTCAAATGCAGACACAGTATATGCAACAGAGTTATGCGGCATATCCATATGCATATGCTGCCGCAAGTCCACAGCAGGCAGGAACCGCTG GATACCGCATGATGCAACCGAACATGGCAGCCGGGTGGGGAATGCAAACTATCCCGGCAGTGGCTGCCAATGGAGCAGCCGCAGCAGCTGCAGCTGCTGCTGCGGCGTCCTCCCAACAACCAATGATGTATGCAACGATGCCACAGTTTCAGACGCAATGA
- the LOC129738060 gene encoding homeobox protein abdominal-A-like translates to MKNCPNNTSSSIVSKVVGAPTTVQATPANHHQPTAHFNLIANPAAAAAAAAAAVVAAASANPLSAAANLNNGLIPAPSMMANTNNAILLAHHQPHPTAAIHQHHPFATPVHHHPHLIAAATPANATASLTPIAAKLYHHQPTATLVNSILASSPAVASTGITSSSSGILGQHQKHQQHQHHPQHLPVRTIAAVVGAMNTVATLASTAATTVLTPSSSVASANANGIEVSQSNDIATTTAIATAVTNHHAQNISSSSNSIAAAVAAIINSNLNFRAINAANGSSNMGIKLPSTEVVKHGTTIIGSSEINHLKHKINNDNGTEDDSEHKINSSDSEDCSARKQIKLENGNSDGEGIDNGGTVTTINSMMTAATSTTLNNGTVSNNTNMDLCQQQSQHHQQQQQHQQVKQER, encoded by the coding sequence ATGAAAAACTGTCCCAACAACACCAGTAGTAGCATTGTCAGTAAAGTAGTAGGTGCGCCAACAACCGTGCAGGCCACGCCTGCCAATCATCATCAACCAACAGCCCATTTCAATCTGATTGCCAATCCAGCTGCTGCTGCCGCTGCCGCTGCAGCTGCGGTAGTAGCCGCGGCTTCCGCCAATCCCCTGTCGGCAGCCGCCAATCTCAACAATGGTTTGATACCCGCACCATCAATGATGGCGAACACCAATAATGCAATACTACTAGCCCATCATCAACCACATCCTACAGCAGCAATACACCAGCACCACCCGTTTGCAACACCTGTCCATCACCATCCGCATCTCATAGCGGCTGCGACTCCGGCAAACGCAACAGCTTCTTTAACACCAATCGCAGCAAAATTGTACCATCACCAACCGACGGCAACACTAGTGAATTCCATTCTTGCTTCTTCGCCAGCCGTTGCTTCCACCGGAATAACATCTTCCAGTTCGGGTATTCTCGGACAACATCAGAAACACCAACAGCACCAACATCACCCGCAGCATTTGCCGGTAAGAACGATTGCGGCCGTTGTCGGTGCAATGAATACGGTAGCCACATTGGCTTCTACTGCGGCCACGACAGTGTTAACTCCTTCCTCATCCGTCGCTTCCGCCAATGCCAACGGGATTGAGGTGTCTCAAAGTAACGATATTGCTACTACAACTGCAATTGCTACTGCTGTTACGAATCACCATGCTCAGAATATCAGTAGCAGCAGTAATAGCATTGCGGCTGCCGTTGCTGCAATAATCAATAGTAATCTTAACTTTAGGGCCATAAATGCGGCCAATGGCAGCAGTAATATGGGCATAAAGCTACCGAGTACTGAAGTAGTGAAACACGGTACTACGATCATCGGTAGTAGCGAAATAAATCATCTTaaacacaaaataaacaatGACAACGGTACGGAAGATGATAGTGAGCATAAAATTAACAGTAGCGACTCGGAAGATTGTTCGGCCCGGAAGCAAATCAAActggaaaatggaaatagtgatGGCGAAGGAATCGATAATGGTGGGACAGTTACAACGATAAATTCAATGATGACAGCAGCAACATCAACGACACTAAACAACGGCACAGTCTCAAACAACACCAACATGGATCTTTGTCAGCAACAAAGCCAacaccaccagcagcagcaacagcatcaACAGGTTAAGCAGGAAAGATGA
- the LOC129740644 gene encoding spastin, with translation MLEAERLEISRAPSLQRSATFTVQPAAPARTKASPVQFVVPVPSSVVPRPKPPEAYRRAQFKQPTTTTAPVSKPRAVARPMSQHHHHQQQENRATLTFHESSTAYKSGPAEVEASGRKLTVGHKRPGNLGVMNKSQTLPRSMGGSRTTPTGSNGTGLMGNAGTGGMTGVGLGGTGGMPKIVPKPAATPPAIRRQFSIPSGSPIRKASNGYGNSGGKNTPPRSKTPLGTPSGNQSGQQQPQINVKGVEPKLVQIILDEIVEGGARVEWQDIAGQDVAKQALQEMVILPSVRPELFTGLRTPAKGLLLFGPPGNGKTLLARAVATECSATFFSISAATLTSKYVGDGEKLVRALFAVAREMQPSIIFIDEVDSLLSERSSGEHEATRRLKTEFLVQFDGLPANSEADKIVVMAATNRPQELDEAALRRFPKRVYVTLPDIDTREILLRKLLEKQGSPLGDADLKRLAMLTDGYSGSDLTALAKDAALEPIRELNVEEVKNMDPTKLRSIRESDFHNSLKRIRRSVALNSLAAYEKWLHDFGDVTL, from the exons ATGCTGGAGGCGGAAAGGCTCGAAATAAGCAGAGCACCTAGCTTGCAGAGGTCGGCCACATTCACGGTACAACCGGCGGCCCCGGCCAGAACCAAAGCTAGTCCGGTCCAATTCGTGGTTCCGGTTCCCTCCTCAGTTGTTCCCCGTCCCAAACCACCGGAAGCGTACCGAAGGGCACAATTCAAACAGCCAACGACAACGACGGCCCCGGTCAGCAAACCGAGGGCAGTGGCAAGACCAATGAGTCAacaccatcatcatcagcagcaggaAAACCGTGCCACGTTGACGTTCCACGAAAGCTCCACGGCCTATAAATCGGGACCAGCGGAAGTCGAAG CTTCCGGCCGGAAACTGACGGTTGGCCACAAACGCCCGGGTAATCTCGGGGTAATGAACAAATCGCAAACTTTGCCGCGCAGCATGGGTGGCTCGAGAACAACCCCTACCGGCAGCAATGGAACCGGACTGATGGGAAATGCTGGGACAGGCGGAATGACCGGAGTCGGATTGGGCGGTACAGGTGGAATGCCAAAAATCGTGCCAAAACCAGCAGCAACACCACCTGCTATCCGACGACAGTTTTCG ATTCCGAGTGGATCCCCAATTCGGAAAGCAAGCAATGGATATGGAAATAGTGGTGGGAAAAATACACCACCTCGTTCTAAAACCCCTCTGGGTACGCCATCTGGCAATCAATCGGGACAGCAACAGCCACAAATCAATGTCAAGGGGGTGGAGCCCAAGCTCGTTCAGATCATCCTGGATGAAATAGTCGAAGGGGGAGCTCGAGTTGAATGGCAAGATATAGCCGGTCAGGATGTGGCCAAGCAGGCTCTCCAAGAGATGGTTATACTACCTTCCGTCCGGCCGGAATTGTTCACCGGTTTACGAACGCCTGCAAAAGGTTTGCTCCTTTTTGGTCCTCCTGGCAATGGGAAAACGTTACTAGCAAGAGCGGTGGCAACGGAATGCTCTGCAACCTTCTTCAGTATATCGGCTGCCACACTTACCAGCAAGTATGTTGGCGATGGCGAGAAACTGGTGAGGGCACTTTTTGCTGTCGCTCGGGAAATGCAACCATCTATCATTTTCATAGACGAAGTAGATTCGTTACTTTCCGAGCGAAGCAGTGGTGAGCATGAAGCAACTAGGCGACTCAAAACCGAGTTCCTTGTCCAATTCGATGGTTTACCGGCCAATTCCGAGGCAGACAAGATAGTAGTGATGGCCGCCACCAATCGTCCTCAGGAACTCGATGAAGCAGCCCTCCGGAGATTCCCGAAGCGAGTGTACGTTACCTTGCCGGATATAGACACGCGAGAGATACTACTGCGAAAGCTGCTCGAGAAACAGGGCAGTCCCCTGGGGGATGCCGATTTGAAGCGACTCGCCATGCTAACCGATGGCTATTCTGGATCCGATTTGACTGCCCTTGCTAAAGACGCAGCTTTGGAACCTATTAGAG AGCTGAACGTCGAGGAGGTGAAAAACATGGACCCAACAAAACTGCGCAGCATTCGTGAAAGCGACTTCCACAATTCGCTGAAACGTATCCGGCGTTCAGTGGCGCTCAACAGTCTGGCCGCGTACGAGAAGTGGTTGCACGATTTCGGCGATGTGACCCTGTAG